AgacaaagaaggaaaaaactAATAAAGCTGCATGCTTAATTGTTAAAAACCATCCAAATTACCTAGAAGGAAGAACTGATTGGGGAACAAAAGGAGTGTATGCTGTTTCCCGCTCAGCTGCCAGCCGCTGAGCCTTCTGAAATTCTCTCAGTACTGCTTGAAAATCTTTTGCAAGTTTAGCATCGGCAATTTTTTTGCTGGCCTGAAATTAGATGGAAGACACATCCTTTAAAAACCAGaagtataaaacaaaattaaagcaaagaGGAAAAATGTTGAATTCTAAAAACATTTGGTTTCACTTTTAGCACCATCCAAGTGGTGCTTCTAGATAGTGGATCAATCCCCATACTAGGATTCTTATCCATCACCTTAAGACTAACAAACAGTGAGCTTTAAGCTTATTCTCAACTAACCAGGTCTATGAAATTCCAAACAGCCCATGAAATATTCAGTAATTAAAACTATTGGCACAATAATTCTTCGGTATACAATCGTAAAAACTTAAGGGAAAGTTATAGTTGGATATTCATCTTAATTTTTTAGATGAAGGTCAAAGAGAGCTTCTACACCATTTATGAGAAGTAAGCAGGTAGACAGACAGAGATGAGAgattaaaattataaactacTTACATTAACTTCAGCACGATGATCTATTTCACTAGCTTGTTTAAGTTTAGCCGATGTATCCTTCACTAATTGCCCAATATGTTGCCTTGTCTTGTGCCTGAAAGTTCAAAGAAAATCAATGAGGACCAGCAAAGGTGGGAAGTTgtcataaaattaatttcttgaCAAAGCTCAAAACAGAGGCAGTgaccaaatcaaagaaataaagaaacaagTCGGTCACATTGAAACTGTAGCCCTTAAAGATATCATGTATAGAATTTCCAGAGCACACAACTTAAATTTCACTAATACACACCACATCTAGCAgccattttatttgaaatttattcaTTACAAAATTGAGGTTATAACCCAATCTTCATCTAAAAAATAAGCATCATATCATATGCCCTTTATTTTTAATCCTAAGACTGCATACAGAAATGGACTATTCTATTCTGTTATAACCCAATCTCCAAATACCACATATATTAGAAGGGCATCTAACTGTGCTTTCATGATACAAAAAAggttcttttttgataagtaatataAAACAAAGCATATAAATTTAGCTCAAAATGCACCTTCTAGGTGGGTCAGTGAGTTCAAAACCCATTAAGTGCATGTGTAATTTACCAatacaagttaaaaataaaaaaaaataaaagttcatcATATTCAACACTAAAACACTAAACCGGCATTGCTTTCAAAAGCAAACATCAACTACGATTTTTGCTCAAAAATTGAACCTAATTCAAAAGGTTACAAATAGCAACCAGGCCTTGAAATCAATCCTACATTTTGATCTCAAtgattcaattcaattcaaccaaaataaataCATCCTATACGCAAGAATTGAATTCTTCTTCCAAGCAAAATTCATAGCATtaaagcgagagagagagaatggaacTGACAGCTTCTCGCGGAGCTCAGGCGTGTCCTTCGGGGTACCGAGCGTGTTGACGAGTCTCTGAAACGTGGACACGGCGGTGTTGATCTGAAAGATCCCGGAGGCAACGGCTTGGGTTGAGTCTTGCTTGCCATTGACTCGGTCTCGCCTCGAAGACAAGGGCCGCCCAGCCTCGAGATCCTGAAAGCTCATTATATCTCTCTGTCTCTGAGAGTTTCTTCTcgaaaccctaaccctaaccctaatttttttttttataaatatatttattttctcgagaaaatcaaaagagagaaaagatggGGGGGAGGAGGGGGAGTGTTTGGTTACAGGGATCTGGAAAATCCTGGTCTAAGGGCGGAGattgaggagagagaaaggaattcgatggtggagaaaaaaagtatatgaatttttagagagagagaaacaggcACAGCTAAATGATTAGTTGTGTTGTGAGGTGAGGTGGGTTTGAGCTTTCAGTTGTGGCGTGGCGGGGTTGtggaaaaaggaaaggaaagaagctttgttgttgttgattatTCGGTGCGGGCACGTCGATGTGGACCACTTCTCAAAAGGGACACGTGGGGGGTTGGGATAGGACACAATCATTCTGTTTCTATTTTGGGGAATTGTTCTTCTCTTCAACTGGTgctggtgatggtggtggtggccccttttttttgttttgtttttaattaattcgCCAAATTAAATTCTAGGTTGTGTTTCGTGTGTTTTTGTTTCATTGTGATTTTCAAAGGTAGGTATTCACATCTTGAtctctttcttgtttttatgtTAATTAAGTTTTTAATGATGAGAGTAATAAGATGGGTGACGATGGTGTAACGTAGTTAATTTTAGTTggttaaaatgataatttttaaactacaggttaataaagttaaaatggcttatatatatatatatatatatagagagagagagagagagagagagagagagagagagagagagagagagagagagagagagagagagagagagagagagagagagagagagagagagcgttgatattatattatgttcaatatattatattatgttcaATCTCATTTTGTGTTCAAATGCCAACTTTCACCTTAAAATATGtcaaaatacatatattttcatgTTGGAGTTGTAGGAACAACAAAAGTGATCTAATTTGCCCAAATTGAATGACAAAATGCCCAATTTTATAGTGTTAAGttgaaatgaccaaaatgctcTTTTTAAGTTAACCTTTGACTGAGTTGAC
The sequence above is drawn from the Quercus lobata isolate SW786 chromosome 12, ValleyOak3.0 Primary Assembly, whole genome shotgun sequence genome and encodes:
- the LOC115971932 gene encoding syntaxin-22-like, with protein sequence MSFQDLEAGRPLSSRRDRVNGKQDSTQAVASGIFQINTAVSTFQRLVNTLGTPKDTPELREKLHKTRQHIGQLVKDTSAKLKQASEIDHRAEVNASKKIADAKLAKDFQAVLREFQKAQRLAAERETAYTPFVPQSVLPSSYTASEIDVSSDKSPEQRALLVESRRQEVLLLDNEIAFNEAVIEERDQGIQEIQQQIGEVSEIFKDLAVLVHEQGTMIDDIGSNIEGSHAATAQAKSQLAKAAKTQRSNSSLTCLLLVIFGIVLLIVVIVLAA